One Puniceicoccus vermicola genomic window, AGTAACCATTTGACTACTCTACGCCGGATTATCAAATTTTTGTAAATGAATGGACAGCACAAAGGTTCCTACAAGAGCATTCGCTTGTTGGAGAAGACTCTCGAAGTCAGCAATAGTTCCATTGTCTTCACGGATGCCCGAGGCAACATCACTTACGTCAATCCTGCCTTTGTTGAAAGAACTGGCTATTCGGTCGATGAGGTTCTCGGAAAGAATCCCCGAATCCTCAAATCGGGGCGGATCGATAAGAGCATTTACGAGAATCTCTGGAAGACCATCTCGGCTGGCGGCACTTGGTCCGGGCAAATGCAAAATAAAGCCAAAGACGGCACTCTTTTTTGGGAACAAGCAACGATCTTTCCGGTCTTTGATCGCGAACGTGAGATCTCGCAATATGTTGCGATCAAGGAAGATATCACTGCGCAAAAGCGAACCGAAACAATCCTTCGCTGCGTCGGAACGGCCAATCAACTACTCCTTCAGTCCCCGAATCTGGAGATAGCGATCCCCCAGATTCTCGAGCTTCTCGGCCAAGCGTGTGATGTCGACCGCGCCTATCTATTCCAATATTCCGAACCTATATCCGACCCAAAGCAGGCCCGGATTTCGCTAAAATCGGAATGGAACTCCGGTGCCTTTGCGCCGCAGATCGACAACCCCGAGCTCCAGGATCTCTCCACCAATCAGGGGCTCATGAAAGAATGGATCGCCAGTCTGGTAGATGGAAATCCGATCAGGGTGAATGTCGCTGAACTTCCAGAGCCCGAGTACAGCCTGATGCAGAGTCAGGATATCGTTTCCCTCCTCCTCATCCCGGTCCACGTAGGAAGAAGACTCTTCGGGTTGATTGGTTTTGATGATTGCCAGATCGAACGAGATTGGCCGGATCAAGAGATATCACTTCTCCTTTCCGTCTCGGGCAGCCTGGGAATAGTTCTTCAAAAAAAGGAATACGAGCACGACATCCAGGAAGCTCTCATCAAAGCCGAAACTTCGGCGATGGAGGCCATTCAGGCCAACTCGGCGAAGAGCGCATTCCTGGCCACCATGAGTCACGAAATTCGCACCCCGCTCAATGGGATCCTCGGAATGACTCAGATCATGCTCGAAGAAGAAACCTCTGAGGAAAAGCGGGATTTTCTCGAGACCATTCACAAGAGTGGAGAGAACCTCTACGGTTTACTGAATGACATCCTCGATTTCTCCAAAATCGAAGCTGGAAAACTGGAAATTGTCTGCCGAATCTTCTCGATTCGATCCATCGCCTCCGAAGTTCGAAACCTTTTCGTCGGTACAGCACGCGAAGCCGGACTCGAACTGCTGCTGGATTGCCCAGACGACCTTTCCGAACGGGTTTACGGCGACCCAGACCGAGTGCGTCAGGTTCTGGTCAACCTCGTCTCCAATGCCCTCAAATTTACGGAGAAAGGCAAAATTGAAATCCGGGTAATGTCGGTCGAGCAAGAGCGCAAGTTCATCCAAGTACAAGTTGAGGACACTGGAATTGGGATCCGCCCGGAGCTACAGGGCACTCTCTTCGAAATGTTCACTCAAGGTGACTCCTCGACAACACGTCGGTTCGGAGGAACTGGACTCGGGCTCGCTATCAGCCGGCGTCTGATGGAAGCGATGGGTGGACGTATCTGGTTCGAAAGCACCCCGTTCGTTGGAAGCCGTTTCTTCTTCGAATTCCCGGCCGAACTGCCAGACAAAGAGATGAATAAAGACCAAGAAACTCTTCCAAACTTCGAACTCCCGAAACTCAAAATCCCAGACCGACCGGAACCACCGAGAAACCTCAAAATCCTTATAGTCGAAGACAATCCGGTGAATCAAA contains:
- a CDS encoding ATP-binding protein, giving the protein MNGQHKGSYKSIRLLEKTLEVSNSSIVFTDARGNITYVNPAFVERTGYSVDEVLGKNPRILKSGRIDKSIYENLWKTISAGGTWSGQMQNKAKDGTLFWEQATIFPVFDREREISQYVAIKEDITAQKRTETILRCVGTANQLLLQSPNLEIAIPQILELLGQACDVDRAYLFQYSEPISDPKQARISLKSEWNSGAFAPQIDNPELQDLSTNQGLMKEWIASLVDGNPIRVNVAELPEPEYSLMQSQDIVSLLLIPVHVGRRLFGLIGFDDCQIERDWPDQEISLLLSVSGSLGIVLQKKEYEHDIQEALIKAETSAMEAIQANSAKSAFLATMSHEIRTPLNGILGMTQIMLEEETSEEKRDFLETIHKSGENLYGLLNDILDFSKIEAGKLEIVCRIFSIRSIASEVRNLFVGTAREAGLELLLDCPDDLSERVYGDPDRVRQVLVNLVSNALKFTEKGKIEIRVMSVEQERKFIQVQVEDTGIGIRPELQGTLFEMFTQGDSSTTRRFGGTGLGLAISRRLMEAMGGRIWFESTPFVGSRFFFEFPAELPDKEMNKDQETLPNFELPKLKIPDRPEPPRNLKILIVEDNPVNQRVAELQLRSLGQDCESDDNGRQAIRRFEKGETFDIVFMDCQMAGINGFEATEQILSIAEKPPYIVALTASSATVDRERSVNVGMKEYIVKPVNKEKLAGVIERFQKESK